A region of the Gemmatimonadaceae bacterium genome:
AGCGGAATCGCCGCCCGGCAGTTCGCGGCGCCGATCGATGCGCTCCGGCGCTCCGTCCGCGCGATCGCCCGCGGCGAGGATCAGCTGCCGCTTCCGGTGAAGCCGCCGACGGAATTCTCCCAGGCGTTCACCGCCGTCCGCAGAATGGCGGACGATCTCGACGCCAGCCGCAGGGAGCTGGCGCGCGCGGAGCGGGTGCTGGCGTGGGGCGAGATGGCGCGGCAGGTCGCGCACGAGATCAAGAACCCGCTCACGCCGATGCGCCTCGGTGTGCAGCATCTCCAGCGCGCGCGGCACGACCCGCGCGTGGATTTCGACAAGGTGTTCGATGCCAACATGCGCCGCATGCTCGAGGAGATCGACCGACTGGACAACATCGCGCGCGCGTTCAGCAGGTACGGCACCGCGCAACCCGAGCTGCCGCCGGCGGAGATCGTGGACGTGTCCGAGATACTGCACGACGTGATCGAGCTCGAGCGGATAGCCGGACCGGACGTGCAGTGGAGCGTGGCCGGCGCGGAGGCGGAGACCACCGCCATGGCGCGCCGCGCGGAGCTGCGCGAGGTGCTGCTCAACGTGCTGGAGAACGCGCGCCACGCGGGCGCGCGCAACGTGTCGGTCGAGGTCACGCGGGACGAGGCGCGGGTGACGATATCGGTCGAGGACGACGGCTCGGGGATCGCGGCTTCGGCTCTCCCACGCGTATTCGAGCCGCACTTCTCGACGCGAACGACGGGGAGCGGGCTGGGGCTGGCGATCAGCCGCCGGCTGGTGGAGGCATGGGGTGGGTCAATCGACGTCGAGAGCGCGGCGGCGGCGGGCACGACGGTGACGATCGTGCTGCTGGCGGCACCGATTCAGCGGTGAGTCACGGCGATCTTTGCCGAGGCGGTGGGAAAGCCGTTGTACGCCCGTGACTGTGGCGCTGAAATTGCACGGCTGCAACCCTGTATGCCCAAGGTGCACCACGCAATGCAAATGTAAGCGCGACAGATGTTTACGTGTTGTGGCTGGAGTCTGGTTTTTTTTGCGGTCCGAAGTAAGTTTGCAGGGCGTAAGGCATAGCCGGATAGGTATTTAGTCGATGATGGTAGAGTTTGATCGGCACATATCCTGCCTGCCGCTGGTCGGAGCGTAGCACGGTTGGGTTCTTTTTTTACCACCCTTTTGAAAGAGGATGTGCGCATGTTAAGAAGGAGTTGGATCATCTGTTCGATGGCCGCCCTGCTTCTCGCTGCCCCGGCTGTAGCACAACAGCCCGGCACGTTGATTCTTGGCGGCTTCGGACAATACACGCTCTTCGACGACAACGTGGGCTTCGAAGACGCGTTCGGTTATGGCGGCAGAGTCGGAGCGTTCATCAGCCCGAACATCTTCCTCGAGGCTGAGGGCTCGTACACCGCGCCCGACTACGTTGGGCCCGGACCTGACCGTGATGCCAAATACGGCCCGATCTCGGCGCGCCTCATGTTCGCGTTCCCGTTCTCCGCGATGCCCGGCATCAACGCCGGCTTCCAGGTCGGCGGTGGCGCGGTTCTGAGCAGCTACCGTACGGGCAACACGGGCTACTCCTACAACTACGGAGCGGAAGGCGCGCTCGGCTTCACGGCTGCCTTCGGCGGGTTCACCGCGCTGCGTCTGCAGGCTCTCGTCGACTACATGCCGACGTCCGAGCCCGACGCGACGATGAACTTCCGCTTCCAGGCCGGTCTGGATTTCTGGCCCGACCCGGCCAGCCAGTGGATGGGGATGAACCCGACGGCGTCGGGTCCCGTCGTATGGTGGGACGACACGCCGCAGCCGCTGCCGGGCACGCTCGAGCTCGGCGGGTTCGTGCAGTACTCGTTCATGGATGACAACGCCGGTTACAGCGGGAACAACCGTCCGGACGACGGCCTCGGCTACGGCGGGCGCGCGGGTGTCTTCCTGACGCCGAACTGGCAGATCGAAGGTGACGGCCAGTGGTCGCCGCTGGACAACACGATTACCACGCCTGGCGATCCGCCCACGTCGGATGAGATCGACTATTCGACGTTCGCGCTGCGCCTGAACTACAACTTCCCGTTCGCCGGCTTCCTCGGATCGAACAGCTCGTTCCTCGTCGGTGGCGGTGTTGTGCGCACCAACTACGGTGCCGGCGAAGATTCCAATCCCCGTCCTGCGACGTACAACTACGGCGCGTCGGGAATCGCTGGTGTCCGCATCGGCTTTGCGCCGCGCGTAGCGCTGCGTATCGACGGTGTGGTGGACTACATGCCCAACTCG
Encoded here:
- a CDS encoding OmpA family protein, whose protein sequence is MAALLLAAPAVAQQPGTLILGGFGQYTLFDDNVGFEDAFGYGGRVGAFISPNIFLEAEGSYTAPDYVGPGPDRDAKYGPISARLMFAFPFSAMPGINAGFQVGGGAVLSSYRTGNTGYSYNYGAEGALGFTAAFGGFTALRLQALVDYMPTSEPDATMNFRFQAGLDFWPDPASQWMGMNPTASGPVVWWDDTPQPLPGTLELGGFVQYSFMDDNAGYSGNNRPDDGLGYGGRAGVFLTPNWQIEGDGQWSPLDNTITTPGDPPTSDEIDYSTFALRLNYNFPFAGFLGSNSSFLVGGGVVRTNYGAGEDSNPRPATYNYGASGIAGVRIGFAPRVALRIDGVVDYMPNSEPEASLNYAARAGLSLLLGGASRAEPAPPPAVCPWNSSILQSDPNCRAPAPPPPPPPPARCVYDNTILATDPNCRAPVAIDTSAITAPIYFDFDKSDIRPDAAATLDRKIPWLQANPGMRIRIEGNADNRGSDEYNLALGQRRAASARQYLADRGIDAGRFDLVSYGEERPVCSETPMTDACHQLNRRDDFRIVTVGGDGRIRTP